One genomic region from Candidatus Caldarchaeum subterraneum encodes:
- a CDS encoding electron transport protein SCO1/SenC — protein MKTSKLLLLYLLVITTAFLLSFYFSQRETPETLQPDVLMSGRALPRFILTNIYGERTALESFRGKVVLIFFGYANCPDVCPQALRKYAELEQLLGPKASEVVLIFITTDPFRDSPETLAHLVEKYSSRIVALTGEWDELAEVWQKYHIRPLERDEQAAFITHSAVIYVGDRNLVLRKILTPEMPAEAMLEQILPLL, from the coding sequence ATGAAAACATCCAAGCTACTGCTCCTCTACTTGTTAGTCATCACGACAGCCTTTCTACTCTCCTTCTATTTTTCACAGCGGGAGACGCCTGAAACTCTGCAGCCAGATGTCTTGATGAGTGGCAGGGCCCTACCCCGCTTCATTCTGACAAACATATATGGTGAAAGAACCGCTCTCGAGTCTTTCCGAGGAAAAGTGGTGTTGATTTTCTTCGGATACGCCAACTGTCCCGATGTCTGTCCACAGGCTTTGAGAAAATATGCGGAGCTTGAGCAGCTTCTCGGCCCAAAAGCATCCGAAGTAGTCTTGATCTTCATCACCACGGACCCCTTCCGCGACTCGCCTGAAACCCTTGCACACCTCGTCGAAAAATACAGTAGCAGGATAGTGGCTTTGACCGGTGAATGGGATGAGCTGGCCGAGGTGTGGCAAAAGTATCACATCAGGCCTCTCGAACGAGATGAGCAAGCCGCCTTCATAACCCATTCCGCCGTCATATACGTCGGCGACAGAAACCTTGTTCTCCGAAAAATCCTCACACCAGAGATGCCCGCCGAAGCCATGCTGGAGCAGATTCTACCACTACTCTAG
- a CDS encoding nitrite reductase (NO-forming): MNKMLLLAAIAALFALAAPASAIVYAPGVPGNPPPNAVPNKSFTLIASEADVVIDDGVVFRAFVFNGTSPGPLIVVEEGDVVEIIVKNVGQYTHGLSFHAANTQTSKFIGNIPPGGEGRLVFKADFPGVYMYHCAPGGHGILTHTLAGMYGMVVVEPKKGSYLLEKQLGREPDIKIYLIQHEVYMNGRDFYDGKPLYVMFNGRVFRYLTEPIQARPGDYVRFYFLNIGPSLVSSFHAVGGIWEYAYRNGNPENVEVGLQTVNAAPTESYVIEWRVPAEGNFLIVSHAFGTQAIKGAAGYIAASVNATPQPVILPNGPVAQPPANPKRVVAPFEPTSPDESKTFLPGEKVMIQIVGNSFYPKIARVPVGSTVTWINEDVLSIGSGEITGQHNVAAIQGPVSFASQLLKNAEQFSFKIEKEGEYNYICGIHPYMKGTLVAYAAAGLPSSAGQGIGFTFDLTAFIVFFGGLGALSLLVYVGEKTSKKT, from the coding sequence ATGAACAAGATGCTGCTTTTAGCAGCTATAGCTGCTTTGTTCGCGTTGGCGGCTCCTGCTTCAGCTATCGTCTACGCTCCCGGTGTTCCGGGCAATCCTCCGCCGAACGCTGTGCCCAACAAGTCGTTTACTCTCATCGCATCAGAGGCTGACGTGGTTATCGATGATGGAGTGGTGTTTCGGGCGTTTGTTTTCAACGGCACCTCGCCGGGCCCCTTGATAGTTGTGGAGGAGGGTGATGTTGTCGAGATTATTGTCAAGAACGTTGGCCAGTATACTCATGGCTTGTCGTTCCACGCGGCTAACACACAGACCTCGAAGTTTATCGGCAACATACCGCCTGGCGGAGAGGGTAGGCTGGTCTTCAAAGCCGATTTCCCCGGTGTCTACATGTATCACTGCGCACCCGGAGGGCATGGAATTCTGACGCACACGCTCGCCGGCATGTATGGTATGGTCGTTGTTGAGCCGAAGAAGGGTAGCTATCTGCTGGAGAAGCAGCTGGGCCGTGAGCCTGACATCAAAATCTACCTCATACAGCACGAAGTCTACATGAATGGCCGTGACTTCTATGACGGCAAACCTCTTTACGTTATGTTCAACGGCCGTGTGTTCCGCTACCTAACTGAGCCGATACAGGCGAGGCCCGGCGACTATGTCCGCTTCTATTTCCTTAACATAGGGCCCAGCCTCGTATCGAGTTTCCACGCTGTTGGAGGGATTTGGGAGTATGCTTACCGGAACGGAAACCCTGAGAACGTGGAGGTTGGGCTGCAGACGGTGAACGCTGCGCCGACGGAGTCGTATGTGATTGAGTGGCGTGTTCCGGCTGAGGGCAACTTCCTCATCGTTAGCCATGCATTCGGCACACAGGCCATCAAGGGAGCCGCGGGCTATATCGCGGCATCGGTTAACGCAACCCCGCAGCCTGTCATCCTCCCCAACGGCCCCGTTGCACAGCCTCCGGCGAATCCGAAGAGGGTTGTCGCACCCTTTGAGCCAACATCCCCGGACGAGTCCAAGACCTTCCTGCCCGGCGAAAAAGTGATGATACAAATTGTGGGTAACAGCTTCTACCCCAAGATAGCCCGTGTCCCCGTAGGCTCAACGGTGACATGGATTAACGAGGATGTTCTCAGCATCGGCTCGGGCGAGATAACCGGCCAGCATAACGTAGCCGCCATCCAAGGCCCTGTATCCTTCGCCTCACAGCTTCTGAAAAACGCGGAGCAGTTCAGCTTCAAAATCGAGAAGGAAGGCGAATACAACTACATCTGTGGAATTCATCCATACATGAAAGGCACGTTGGTCGCCTACGCGGCTGCCGGGCTGCCTTCCTCGGCGGGCCAGGGAATCGGCTTCACCTTCGACTTGACAGCCTTCATCGTCTTCTTCGGAGGACTCGGCGCGCTTAGCCTACTGGTCTACGTCGGCGAAAAAACATCCAAGAAAACATGA